One window of Rhodopirellula bahusiensis genomic DNA carries:
- a CDS encoding DUF502 domain-containing protein, protein MKQHVQRHFSFLRTTAIGGIFFLLPLLVVLVLLGQLAQVIYAVAVALLPFLKDYTPFHDTTGYLLVFGIATLLLILACFVSGIMARRSIARQFTRFIEKYLLMLFPRYAIFKEQLSGNIGGEVAKNRLRPVVARLDGYSQLAFEVERYRGSDIADDPLGVTLYLPGSPDPWNGKVVMVEASRVQRIDAPFGDVVGTFEQLGTDTQRWARADVLAVPEDES, encoded by the coding sequence ATGAAACAGCACGTTCAACGACACTTTTCGTTTCTTCGCACGACCGCGATTGGTGGAATCTTTTTCTTACTGCCGTTGCTGGTCGTGTTGGTGTTGCTTGGGCAATTGGCTCAGGTCATCTATGCGGTCGCGGTCGCGTTGTTGCCGTTCCTGAAAGACTACACGCCGTTTCATGATACGACCGGGTATCTGCTGGTCTTCGGCATCGCGACGTTGTTGCTGATCCTGGCGTGTTTCGTTTCTGGGATCATGGCACGTCGATCGATCGCGAGGCAGTTCACTCGCTTCATCGAGAAGTATCTGTTGATGCTGTTTCCACGTTACGCGATTTTCAAGGAACAGCTCAGCGGCAACATCGGGGGCGAGGTTGCGAAAAATCGGTTGCGTCCCGTCGTGGCTCGGTTGGACGGTTATTCGCAATTGGCGTTTGAGGTCGAGCGCTACCGTGGATCCGACATCGCCGACGATCCGTTGGGCGTGACGTTGTATTTGCCCGGGTCACCGGATCCTTGGAACGGGAAAGTGGTGATGGTCGAAGCGTCACGAGTTCAACGCATCGATGCACCGTTTGGTGACGTGGTCGGTACGTTCGAGCAATTGGGCACCGACACGCAGAGGTGGGCTCGGGCGGATGTTCTGGCCGTTCCGGAAGACGAGTCCTGA
- a CDS encoding ROK family protein: MTTDSRHYWGIDIGGTSIKCGLVNSAGETVAFEQVPTLESDGPQAAVDRLASTIREVETRTNTTGNVPRIGMGAPGPMDLPRGMLVAPPQLPSWWEFPLCAKLTEATHRPISFLNDANAAAYGEFWLGSGAKGSSMILLTLGTGVGGGIIVEDQLVNGVNSFGSECGHIIVDPSPDAQLCAWGGGRGQLEAYASASGVVMRTRHRLAEYPQSKLRPFHGEAGSELTAKKIWEAASEGDDFANLIIDETAHWLGIGVTNLVHTLDPGHVALGGAMNFGGSECEIGRRFLAGVTEEFRQRTFPNVFEGTTISFATLGHEAGYLGAAGYARKQDS; the protein is encoded by the coding sequence ATGACAACCGATTCACGGCACTACTGGGGCATCGACATTGGCGGCACCAGCATCAAATGCGGGCTGGTCAATTCGGCCGGAGAGACCGTTGCGTTCGAGCAGGTTCCCACGCTGGAATCCGACGGCCCCCAGGCGGCGGTGGATCGTTTGGCCTCGACAATTCGCGAAGTGGAAACGCGGACGAACACGACGGGCAACGTGCCTCGCATCGGAATGGGAGCCCCCGGGCCGATGGATTTGCCTCGCGGGATGTTGGTCGCTCCGCCTCAGTTGCCGTCGTGGTGGGAATTTCCGCTGTGTGCGAAATTGACCGAAGCGACCCATCGGCCGATTTCGTTTTTAAACGATGCGAATGCCGCGGCTTACGGCGAGTTTTGGCTCGGCAGCGGTGCAAAAGGTTCGTCGATGATTTTGTTGACGCTGGGCACCGGCGTCGGCGGCGGCATCATCGTCGAGGATCAATTGGTCAACGGCGTGAACAGCTTTGGCAGCGAATGCGGCCATATCATCGTCGATCCTTCACCGGACGCTCAGCTTTGTGCATGGGGAGGTGGCCGCGGTCAGTTGGAAGCCTATGCCTCGGCCAGCGGCGTGGTCATGCGGACTCGGCACCGACTGGCGGAATACCCGCAGTCGAAGTTGCGACCTTTCCACGGCGAAGCGGGCTCTGAATTGACCGCGAAAAAGATCTGGGAAGCTGCCTCGGAAGGCGACGATTTCGCGAATCTGATCATTGATGAGACTGCACACTGGTTGGGAATTGGCGTCACCAATTTGGTTCACACTTTGGACCCTGGGCACGTGGCGCTGGGTGGAGCGATGAACTTTGGTGGCTCGGAGTGTGAGATTGGGCGTCGCTTTTTGGCCGGCGTGACGGAAGAATTTCGACAACGGACCTTCCCCAATGTCTTCGAGGGAACGACCATTTCATTTGCGACGCTCGGACACGAAGCCGGCTATTTGGGTGCGGCCGGGTATGCTCGCAAGCAAGATTCCTGA